The Ananas comosus cultivar F153 linkage group 22, ASM154086v1, whole genome shotgun sequence genome segment ttttattaaatcagtgacaaagttaaaactaaaggacaCTAAATTGAATATTCGACAAATCTAAGTGttgtatctgaagtttttttgtatataatttaagaaaatattaatagagaaactgacaaaaagataaaaataaaactatataatactaactcgatacacttaaactataaaatactaaaataaaaaaaaaatacgaaactatGAGGATGGTATTTGAACTATTGAAGTTtagccccttttttttatttttataactcTAGTGTTTTTGTGTGTGTGGACTGTGGAGTGGAGTTATGTGTTTCCTAATTAAGAATGTGCGCATGTGATTGCAAGGAGTAAGTGGTACCCACCTCACCGGCCCAAATCGCCaaagaaattctaaaaataaaataaaatacaaaaaaaaattgtaaatatttgttttttattttttggtaaattttaaataccaccctGTTTGGcgttttctcactttactactctgtgatttaaagtgtattattttagtactgtataatttttttttttttttcgtcagcgGCTCTCTTAATTATCCATTAAAtcatacatataaaaaaaatcagataccccacatatagtttatcgaatattcactttaataacCAACCgttcctagtgcaagtggcaaaaaatttggtggttggtaaccgaggtcccaagttcgaattctaattgattcacatttctagctaagtttatttctaaatgaaataaacaaagtgagtagcatactacctatctcttaaaatatatatatatatatatatatatatatatatatatatatatatactttacaaaaaaattaataaagaaataacAGAAAGAGAAAAGTACAAAACTGATGcaattttaaaccacaagatattaAAGCGAGAAAGCGCAAAACCATAGGGtggtatttgattttttttctttattttttctttccggTTTTTGAAATATCGATATTTTAAGCtcttaaaaatattagatagtatCTATAGCCAGATactgttaaaaatatttcagtTCAACTCACGTAAATTATATAATGTGAgaccctatatataaaatataatatggctaaacttttaatccggcttaagcattttgggtgatgGCTTAGCTCAAaagattaaaagagttaagcgtgttaggaggggagtagttctaggatggatgACTCTTTGGGAAGTAGAGGCGTCACGGTTGGTATCAGAATTAATTATCAACCGAAAGTATAAGATGAGTTTCTACTGAACTAGAATTATACAGCGAAGAGAGCGAGACTCTCATACTGTTGACTGTTGTCGGTGAAGATAaactagcgagacaagtctactgataatagttagtaaagatcttaaactaattaatcTCAGTTTGATTTTGGAGACACAATTTCTAATGAAGTCCAATCATCAATCACTTGATTTGGAGTAGTTGCTTTCACGAGAGGGAATTGCGCCGGGAGGAGGGCACGCATTCGCCCGTGACATTAGGCGACAGGAATTGATCATAATGCACGGGCTCCTCCTTGCAAGTGAAAACAaagttacaaaaataaaataaaataaaataaaataagataaaaatagtggGGAGTTACACAATAACATCCCCttgaagaagaaaacaaatttgCTATATAATACTTACATCATATCATCACTAATAAGTTAACTGTATAATGCACGGGCTCGTCCGTGCAAGTgcgcaaaaaaaagaaaaaaaaaaaagtgtggaGTTACACGATAAGGTTccgttgaagaagaagaagaagaagaagtctGTTGTATAATACTTATATCATATCATTAGAAAtaaataagttatatttttattcttaagaaaaaaagtataataaaaatataaaaattttctattaattataaTGAGACGGACGAatctaagaaaaataattttattagttggAGACGTCATGTCAGCAATATAACTGGtgcattctaaattttttccTCATTGAAAGGTCCTAATTTatcattatataatatttttaaatctaatattaaaaaaatatctaattaattattggatgaagataaaattaatatgtGTCAGTAGATCTGAAGTTTTATTTATATGCAAAGGACAGCATTTGCTCGGACTCATGTTGGACTTTCATAACTTATTTGTTTGCTAGGAAGTATATTacatattgaaaataaatttaagttgatGGTCTATATATTTTACCGAAAGTAAAGTTCAGATTGAAGTTGATTTTTAGACGAACGAGAgcttatataaaaattatttcaatttttaaccATTTGTTTGTATAACTATACAACTGAAATTCTTTCGATTCTGctattttttgggaaaaaaattaataatgtaaaaGGTAGAAATGTGGGAGATGAaccgatatttttttaatcttttcttcaaatattttgttattgACCTTATTAAGTTTAGACCAAAGGCGACGATACAGTAAATCAAGCTAGTTTAATGAATATTTATGGTCAAAAATTATTTCATCCTCTTTACTTTCGCTGAAATAAATATATTGAACTGAAGTtcaaccaaaattttttttttactgctgTTTATTTGAAAGAAACTCAATGGCTTGAAAATTATAGTCATtctatctacttatttattttttagaaattttcatattagtatgttagatataaaaaatttaccaattttgaacttttagtaaatttgatcaaaaaaaaatttttttttttgagagacaatcaaaatatttttatacctcttttcctctcctttctctctctcatgtttgttttttttccacCCTCTTCATCTCCCTCTTCTGTCGCTTCCTTTTGCTCTTCAACCTCCATTGTTCTCACGTCAATTCTGCGTTCTCCTCTCCTAACTGGCTCACACCTTCACCATGGCGGTGATGCGAGGCCCATGGATCGAAAAGATGAGACTGCGGCGGAAACCGTGGCCACGAACGATGATGGCGATGAGGGTGCCACAGAATTTAAGAATGATAGAAAAAAAGAGTGCATCGGGACAAAGACGACTACTACGACAGAAGGAAAAGAGCacagtaataaaaatatatatataaaaagtgaaagaaaaattttaaaaataataataaattttttttcctttatggAAAAGCCATCACGCGCTGCAACCGCCAAAAGTAAGGCCACCAAGTAGagaagaaacaataaaaaaaaattactctatCTGAGACTCTAATTTTTCTGTTTAAGTAATACTTACTTTAtaccatttaaaattatttaaaattaaattatattattttatgtttagaatacaagttttcaaatttgaagcACCATAACTGTACATATGATTGGTGGCATAATTAATTCCCCCATTTCCCTTTATAAATACTCCCCACtcgtctctctccctctccaattCAACCACTCTCACTCTAGTACtactctccccctctctctctctcttctcttccacACTAATAATTAATGGAGTTACAAACACTCAAATTTTATgtacctctctttctttctctctatgAACTTGtgctattattatatatagcatATAGCATATGTATAGCACTTAtttactaattattattataaatttcgtTTCTCAGCTTCTTTCGCTGTGCCTCCTGGCCGCGGTCGCGCTCGTCCTCCCCGAATGCGCGGCGGCCCGCAGATCGAGAGCCGGGGGGGAGCGGCAGGCGgcagtggcggtggcggtgaaGGGGCTGAGGTACGCGTCGGCGACGAGCTGCAGGGCGCACTCGGCGGCGGTGACGGAGTTCGGGGCGGTGGGGGACGGGGCGACGTCGAACACGGCGGCGTTCCGGGCGGCGGTGGGGAACCTGAGCCAGTACTCGGCGGCCGGGCGGGGAGGGGGCATGCTGTACGTGCCGGCCGGACGGTGGCTGACGGGCCCGTTCAACCTCACCAGCTCCTTCACCCTCTTCCTCCACCGCGACGCCGTCATCCTCGCCTCCCAGGTTGTCCAACTCTGCagtatcgtaaccgactaaccgcaatattacttacgaaaacaaacaggatatttttctATTGTCGTTTCTCAACGCACGTTAAACAATTTCCCTGCAATCACAAACAAAGCCTTAAGTACTATCTAACTAACGccattataataataataataataataataataataataaatgcgTAGAGTTACTACATGTACTACCGGAAGGAcagagaatttgatattttcgatTTTTTGGTTCTTGAATCAAGAATTATACGATTAGAATAATTGCGGTTCTTCTAGGATTGAATAGTATCCTAAGGACTGAGTGGTCCTTacaggataataatattaattcaaatattagaaatgattaaaggggctGATGGCCAATAAGTCAGAAGTATCAGATTCTCTATGCTTTCGATAACATAGTCATTCtactcaaaataaattaaatataaatttttttttgtaaatatttatttttttttatatttttgacttttaaaattatatagtttattTCTTCCAAATTCTACCTCAGAATTCTTCTTTCACTATTTTGCCTattctttataatttatactaaaaatattcttaaaaataataaaaaaatatattaaaatatatatatatatattgtagaacAAGTAATGGTAGTATGGTCATTTCGCTATCTCCATTAATACcgtaattttctaaaaatatttNATATAAGATCTAGTTATTATTTGCTAGTTGATCGGATCGTTACAGAATTCAAATCTTAAgcttgtgtttggttcgggattaaggggtgggataaccccttaaccccggtTTTATTCCCAAACATAATTTTAGGGGGgcggggttagctaatcccatccTAAATGGGCTAATCCGGGATAGCCCATTTggagtggggttagctaacctcagctaaccccaccccactactccaaccaaataaaatattattttacccactatccttcttatcccatctattccaaccaaacattatttttttttaatcctaaaCTAACTCCAATTcttaaccaaacacaaaaatattttaaccccaccttaacctgGACTTAAACCCTATCAttagaataactagttttttcttgattccgaaccaaacggtagctaaggaatttgtaatttttagaataataacaaactaaggcttttttttttttttaaatcaacaGTGAATAGTGAAAGGTTGCAAGAAAGAGTCACATGATTAGTTTTTGATCAGGAAGTGACTTCATGTGGACAGATACCTGACAGGTTTTCATTTCTGCAGAAACTGTTGCTTTTTTGTTTGTCCTTTTCATTTAGCTTGTAGGCTTTCCNAAGTAATGGTAGTATGGTCATTTCGCTATCTCCATTAATACcgtaattttctaaaaatactttaaaattttaaattacgtaaaatattttttaaaataagaagaaaaattaaaaatgaatatttatacaatttttttgtattttaacctcaataaaagttttttttatataccaCTCACcctctattcaaaattttttaaatttatctctttaaTTAGTTCCAAAATACAGCATCATTAACCATTGAAGTATAAAAATagatactttttttcttttagagaaagatagcatactatccgtttcgtttatttcgtttcagaaataaacttagctggaaatataaaacaactaataaGGCTTCGAACCTGAAACCTTAGGTATCAACTATCAAACTCTTTGCTACTTGTTTTAGGAACGGTCCGATAAAAAAACCGAATAGCATACTGCCTtactctcaaaaaaataaataaataaataaataaataaaaataaaaaagaaaagagatactTTTGACAACACACTTTTATGCTATGCTATGCTTTTCCTTGTTACTCTCCAAAACCTATTAGGGGACCCCAaaatttggctttttttttttaatgttttgttaAAAGCGAGTTtcaattttgtaatatttcgcTGAGTCTACAacataaacttaaaaaaaaaaaaaattgagagaaaattaaataatgagATTATGCTTCTAAAAAaaggtttttgtttttttgttttatattttatactcaaTACCCTGCTTTGCACTGTTTTACGTAATTAGTATTTATTTGCTACAATCATTTTTGGGTTGATTGTTAATTATTTCTTGAAAAAAATTCTCTTCACTTATGTAATTCGATtctatttagaattttttttattatattatatactttgTGAATTAAGCCCCTCATATTTATTTATGGCTaaatactcttctttttttctttttttttactttctccttTTGACTctcaaaatctatattttatttttttaaattttaagttaatgcATTTAGCTTTCCTCGTCTGTCTAGATTTCGActctattatttatattttttgtaatttatatcaaaaatactcTTCAcggtaataaaaatatattaaaaattatttttttataaaataagaataattcgGTTATTTTGGTTTCTCCATTAATGTTGTAATTGCctctaaaaattagaaaaaaaaataaattgaaagattttctatatttttagtttttatttatttatttatttttaaagttgttTCTATATGCACTTTACTTTGAGAAATCATCCTAAAAATTAGGGGAttgaaatttttgtttcttttaaacTATATAAGATCTAGTTATTATTTGCTAGTTGATCGGATCGTTACAGAATTCAAATCTTAAgcttgtgtttggttcggggttaaggggtgggatAACCCCTTAATCCCGATTTTATTCTCAAACATGATTTTaggggggtggggttagctaactccACCCTAAATGGGCTAATCCGGGATAGCCCATTTGgaatggggttagctaaccccagctAACCCCATcccaccccactactccaaccaaacaaaatattattttacccactattcttcttatcccatctactccaaccaaacactattttctttaATCCTAAACTAACTCCAATTcttaaccaaacacaaaaatactctaatccCACCTTAATCCTGAATTTAATTCTATTCTtggaataactaattttttcttaatccTGAACCAAATGGTAGCTAAggaatttgtaatttttagagTAATAACAAACTAggggtttattttttttaaaaaaatcaacagTGAATAGTGAAAGGTTGCAAGAAAGAGTCACATGATTAGTTTTTGATCAGGAAGTGACTTTATGTGGACACATACCTGACAGGTTTTCATTTCTGCAGAAACTGttgcttttttatttgtccttttcATTTAGCTTGTAGGCTTTCCCAACCTCCCTACAACCACCCTTGAATCCCATCCTATAAGAACAATAATGCAGCTCAGTGcgtaaaattttttactatttaaaaatttagatcgaCGAAGTCAGTCGGACTGGCCAGATGGTGGCTCAGTACTCAAAACCGTTTCACTTTAAAAAAATCCATTTTGATTCGTTCTAACCAGCGATCTGACCAGTGAACTAGCTCGAGTTTACAAGAATCGATCGAATTTTCTCattaagtattttaataatTCAATTATATTGTTTTCTAATTTGTCCTTTTCATGTAGCTTCTAGGCTTTCCAAACCTCTCTACAACCACCCTAGAATCCATCCTTAAAGAATGAGAATATAATTCGGTGcatagaattttttaatattttaaaattcgaatTCTCAACCAATCGGATCGGTCGAACGGTGATTTAGTACTCAAACCATTTCACTTCAAACTCATAAAATCGACCAATGAACTGGCCCGATTCTGCGAGAATCGACcgaatttctttttattaaatatttcaataattaactaaaaatatgcATTAGTTCTTTTTAATAATGTATACTTTGGATAtatctttaattatatataatatttagaaataatatagaatagtgtacttggaattttttttctattattatatattagtataagAAGATAATAATTAGTATTTATGGTGGTTTGTTAACATATTCAACCCAATGGTTGAATCACTGATTGAACCAGTGACGCATGATCCGGTAATATTTTCGAATCGTAAACAGTTCCAAAGTTTAAAACATTGAAAATTTCTATAGATGAAAATAATTCAGATGCTGACGCGCGGTGAGATGTATTTTCATATGTCCAATGTTCGTTCATTCacttttcttcttaattttcaaaaatctacattttactTCTCAGCATTTCGAGTTATCGCATTCAGCCCCCCTCTGTCAGGATTACATCACTATTCcatccattttttataatttataccgaaaacaTCTTACAAAATgacagaaaaatatattaattatagaaaaagtaaagacaatttggtcattttgccatTTCCATTAACGTCGTACCTCTCTGAAAccatttctgaaattttaagaggggcaaatgtagatttttaaaagtcagaaagaaaaagtaaatttacGGGTATTTACACGGGAggtttttttttcgtattttagcctttttttatGACTACTATTATGAAATTTGAGCCTCTAAAACTAGAATCTCTAATTTCCAAACCCTACCCAAATAAATTGTGGAGTCCAGTTGTAGAGTGAATCAGATACTGTTACTAACAgagattaattaattctttttttaaaaagaaaaaaaaaacagagattaattaatgaatttGTGCAGGATATAAATGAATGGCCTATTATTGATCCTTTGCCATCTTATGGAAGAGGGAGAGACAAACCTGGTGGAAGATACAGCAGCCTCATTGGTGGATCAAACCTCACAGATGTTATCATAACAGGTGCGTGTAATGTGTTAAGATTCATGTGTGTGAACATTGTTGATGTTATAGATATGATTGGTAAAGATAAAAATTCGTCATGTCGTAAACTTCAAACGAGTTCGAATTCGATTCCTTTCGATTGATTCCTGCGATTATTTGCTGTCGCGTTCTGACATGGAAGTTCAATCAAGCTCGCAACAGAGCCCGTCGTACGAActgagttttccctgtacgtgcAAGACTCTTCATTTGCTGCTCAAAATCTCTGTCTCAATTCGAAACTACCGATTTCGGAGGGAAAATGCACCTAACTAACTGTATGTAATCATGTTTGCTGAACTTAAGCTTTTGCTGAACATTTGTTTTCAGGTGATAATGGAACAATTGACGGGCAAGGGGCGACCTGGTGGCAAAAATTCCACAAGAATCAGCTCAAATACACGCGCGGATACCTCATCGAACTGATGCATTCGGATCAGATCATCATATCCAACCTCACATTGCTCAACTCTCCTGCATGGAACATTCACCCAGTTTACAGCAGGTACATGTTCTTGCAGAATTTGAGCATCTACTGCAGCAGAAACCATGCTGCTCTGACTCTGACAGATTCGGCGGTAAAAATTGCAGCAACATTATCGTGTCGGGGATCACAATTCTCGCTCCGGTTCATTCTCCGAACACCGACGGTATTAACCCAGGTACTTGCTCAGTTGTTCTGAAACCTTAAATCGGAGCCGATTTGAAGATACAGATATCTTGCTCGACAGATCTCTTTGGTTAACTTGAAACCTCTACCTTTTCGTAGATTCGTGCTCGCACGTCAGAATCGAGGACTGCTACATCGTATCGGGCGACGACTGCGTCGCGATCAAGAGCGGGTGGGACGAGTACGGGATCGCCTACGGGATGCCGAGCCAGCACATCGTCATCCGGCGACTCACCTGCGTCTCTCCGACCAGCGCCGTCATCGCCCTCGGCAGCGAGATGTCGGGCGGAATCCAGGACGTCCGCGCGGAGGACATCACCGCCGTCAACTCCGAGTCCGGGGTCCGCATCAAGACCGCCCCCGGCCGCGGCGCCTACGTGAAGGACGTCTTCGTCCGCGGCATGAGCCTCGACACCATGAAGTGGGTCTTCTGGATGACCGGCAACTACAAGTCGCACCCCGACGGCAACTACAACCCGAACGCGATGCCGGTCGTGAACGGCGTCAGCTACAGCAACGTCGTCGCGACCGGCGTGACGACGGCCGCGCGGCTCGAGGGGATACCGGGCGCGCCGTTCACCGGAATTTGCATATCGAACGTCACGGTGGAGCTGGCGAAGTCGCGGAAGGTGTCGTGGACCTGCACCGACGTCGAAGGGGTGTCGGCCGACGTGAGCCCCGCGCCGTGCGCTCCGCTGCAGGGCGCGCACGACGGCCAGTGCCCGTTCCCGGCCGACCGGTTGCCGATCGACGAGATCGAGTTCAAGGAGTGTTCCTACTGAAAGATCACACTCTCATCAATGTACAATAATGTTGCTTGTACAAGTGCAGGAGCTAAGATATGCTCTGACACTGCAAAAGGTTTGATTGAATACATATTACATGACTAAGTTTGTTGCTGTTTCTGTTTTCTCTGTTTACTGAATTGCTTGTTTTTGTGCTATGGAAAATACTctataataaatttgtaaattcttGATTGTAGAGGCTGGTGGATCGTAAGCGCTAATTAACTGTTTCAAAAACACGTACTGATAGAAAGGTGTATCCATCACACTTAAGGGCTCAATTATAGTGCTGACGGATTTCGATATGGCTCAACCCATCTAGACGTTAGGTCTATTGTTAAGCCTCTGATCGTTAGGTCTCTTTCAGACCGCAACCCCACCGAACTTATAAGGCTCACCCAACTCAATTTATTAGTCTTCTGGGCTTATTGTTACGGAGCAAAAAAATTAGACATACTTTAGCCCAATAACAAATAACCAAGAGTGGTGTATAAGATCagattttagtttttaattatgAAAGAAGCTGCGGGATAGTAATAACTGAAACTGTCAGGGGTAATTTTGCAAGATAGCTACAGATTAATAATTTCGagtgaaaaaagagaaattgcTGAACACAACATTGTGTAACAAAGAGAAACCTAAAATTAGGAGTTTtcttgcaaatagccccctgagcaatttttattttaaaaatagccctatcaaattaaaattgcaaaatggCCCTGTtcttgccacgcaggcgccacgtcagcaccacgcgggCAGAGCTGGggccagggtattaagttgaatacggtgaatcattcacagtgtctaaacacggtgaatggttcaccgtgtttcttacgtattttttatatattgaaaagtggaataaggaatagggatgtcaataggtatggatacccgaaatattatccgaatccaaacccgaataaattatatatatatacgtaatttatttttatttatttatacaatatataaaatatttaataatttttattccttagatctttatccaacggtatagatttttaaaatccgctggattggatgaagatctaagcaataaaaattattaaatatttaatatattatataaataaacaaaaataaattacgtgtatatatatatatatatatatatatataatttattcgggtttgagtTCTCAACAAAAATAATAGTTCAGGGGCAATATCAGAATTAGCTATAAATGAGTTATGAgcggtctccatacattttcccaaaaaaaatattaaacaaaaatttcagGTCCTCATTCacaaaatacattatatttgaGGGGCCTCCACCCAATTTTCCACCAAACGTAACGAAAcgaaactttttaaaaaatattaaatatatatatataaataaatatataaaattataaaaaaaaagggaaaatgtCGGCCATGGCGATCGCAAACCATATCCCCTCCTCCTTGCCCTCTCTGCGATCCCTCCATCGCCCTCTccccctcttctcctctccccaaaccctaaccctaaccctaaccctagtccCCTTAAGCGGTAGTACTAGTAGTGGTAGTAGTAGTCGTgggtggcggcggaggcgggggaGGGAGAGCGGGGAAACGCTAGTGGGGTCGTCGGAGCCGTGGTCGGAAGCGAGGCGGAGGCGACGGGGAAGGAGGTGGGAAACCCTagcggcggcgtcgtcgtcgtcgtcgtctccggcggaggagctctcggcggcggaggaggagtgGCTGAGGAAGCTCCCGGACAAGAAGAAGCCGCTGTACTCGCACAGCCTCCCGTGCATCGAGGCGTGGCTGCGGCACCTAGGGTTCCGGCGGAGCCGCGACGACCGCGCCGTGTGGCTCGCCGAGAACCCCCTCTGGCACGCCCAGCTCTCCCTCGACGTCACCGATCTATACATCAGGTCCCcatccttcctcttctcctccaaatccttaTGTGCTTGAATTCGAAACCCTAATCATTCATACATGCCTCAGCTGTTCTTGTGCTAAATATTTAGTTCAATTCACCGTAAACTGAATCAACGAATTTCACGTTTACGATTGCGTCCACGAAGCCGAGAAGTAGTAAAAGAAAGAATTCGCCTGTAATGACTATTTTGATGCACATATCAAGTGATGTGAATCAGCCACAAATAAGATTTTAGACCGTAAATCACTTGCACTGAATGTACATGACCTAGATGAGTTTTCGCATCAGACATGCTTTTACTTTTCCCAGGCTCGGTATTGAACTTGGCATTCTACAACAATTCAGTAGTGGTGCCAGTAGTTTGAAATTCTATCCAATCTATTTAGTGTTTGTTCGGCACTAGTTATCATTTCTAGTAGAGCGTTTGGTAGACGAAAAGGTCTAGTGCTTCTGTttcatgttaaataatatgaaacaaccgttattttctaaaaacttaaaccggtaaagaacggtgtttaaataacCACCCNCATATTACATGACTAAGTTTGTTGCTGTTTCTGTTTTCTCTGTTTACTGAATTGCTTGTTTTTGTGCTATGGAAAATACTctataataaatttgtaaattcttGATTGTAGAGGCTGGTGGATCGTAAGCGCTAATTAACTGTTTCAAAAACACGTACTAATTGGAAGGACGCATCCATCGCACTTAAGGACTCAATCATAGCGCTCACGAATTTCGACCTAACTCAATTCATCTGAACGTTAGGTCTATTCTTAGGCCTCTTGTCGTTAGGTCTCTTTCAGACCGCAGCCCCACTGAACTTATAAGGCTCACCCAACTTAATTTATTAGTCTTCTGGGCTTATTATTACGGAGCAAAAAAATTAGACATACTTTAGCCCAATAACAAATAACCAAGAGAGGTGTATAAGTTCagattttagtttttaattatgAGAGAAGCTGCGGAATAGTAATAACTGAAACTGTCAGGGGTAATTTTGCAAGATAGCCACAGATTAATAATTTCGagtgaaaaaagagaaattgcTGAACACAACATTGTGTAACAAAGAGAAACCTAAAATTAACATACTTAGGATTGCAATTTTACAGCTTAGTCCATCTAAAGACTATAATTGACACACtagtcttatcaattttttaaaaaattgaaaaacaaacAGTGTTGTTTAAACTCTATTTCAATCTTTGTGTGCTTAGCACTTAACCATCTTATagaatttgtaaataaaataataagaaatccttaaattattatttcaaataCTAACTATTTGTATAGTGAGAATAACAATAATTCCCTAGCGGGAACTTATCTCAAAATAGTCAAcggttgaggggtctccattcattacaaaaaattcaaaattataatttcaaataaaacttTTTTGGTGGTTTGAAATTATATAGAGACTCTCTGAACAACTCGATAGACACtggcttaatttttatttttttatttgaatttttctggTAAATAAGTGAAAAGGAAAATCTAGTTAATTTGCTACTAAGtagtttaaactaaaaaatttcatgatattattgatttatttagcaaaaatcactaaattccaaaaatttaaaagttaaggGAGTTCTCAACGAAAATAATAGTT includes the following:
- the LOC109727212 gene encoding uncharacterized protein LOC109727212 isoform X1, with amino-acid sequence MSAMAIANHIPSSLPSLRSLHRPLPLFSSPQTLTLTLTLVPLSGSTSSGSSSRGWRRRRGRESGETLVGSSEPWSEARRRRRGRRWETLAAASSSSSSPAEELSAAEEEWLRKLPDKKKPLYSHSLPCIEAWLRHLGFRRSRDDRAVWLAENPLWHAQLSLDVTDLYIRYLKSGPGNLEKDVERRFSYALSREDIENAILGGP
- the LOC109727212 gene encoding uncharacterized protein LOC109727212 isoform X2; translated protein: MSAMAIANHIPSSLPSLRSLHRPLPLFSSPQTLTLTLTLVPLSGSTSSGSSSRGWRRRRGRESGETLVGSSEPWSEARRRRRGRRWETLAAASSSSSSPAEELSAAEEEWLRKLPDKKKPLYSHSLPCIEAWLRHLGFRRSRDDRAVWLAENPLWHAQLSLDVTDLYIRYLKSGPGNLEKDVERRFSYALSREDIENAILGGP
- the LOC109727211 gene encoding probable polygalacturonase, which codes for MELQTLKFYLLSLCLLAAVALVLPECAAARRSRAGGERQAAVAVAVKGLRYASATSCRAHSAAVTEFGAVGDGATSNTAAFRAAVGNLSQYSAAGRGGGMLYVPAGRWLTGPFNLTSSFTLFLHRDAVILASQDINEWPIIDPLPSYGRGRDKPGGRYSSLIGGSNLTDVIITGDNGTIDGQGATWWQKFHKNQLKYTRGYLIELMHSDQIIISNLTLLNSPAWNIHPVYSSNIIVSGITILAPVHSPNTDGINPDSCSHVRIEDCYIVSGDDCVAIKSGWDEYGIAYGMPSQHIVIRRLTCVSPTSAVIALGSEMSGGIQDVRAEDITAVNSESGVRIKTAPGRGAYVKDVFVRGMSLDTMKWVFWMTGNYKSHPDGNYNPNAMPVVNGVSYSNVVATGVTTAARLEGIPGAPFTGICISNVTVELAKSRKVSWTCTDVEGVSADVSPAPCAPLQGAHDGQCPFPADRLPIDEIEFKECSY